The following proteins are encoded in a genomic region of Arachis ipaensis cultivar K30076 chromosome B02, Araip1.1, whole genome shotgun sequence:
- the LOC107628565 gene encoding peroxisomal membrane protein 11C, with protein sequence MSTLDATRAELALLILYLNKAEARDKICRAIQYGAKFVSAGQPGPAQNVDKTTSLARKVFRLLKFVNGLHSLISPTPKDAPIHLTLLGKSKDALVAMFLFLDQFVWLGRTGIYENKERTELIARLSMYCWLGSTVCTSLVELGELGRLSESMKKLEAELKNKNKYENEQYRAKLKKSNERTVALVKAGLDTLVAIGLLQLAPNKITPRVTGAFGFITSIITCYQLLPAPVKPKST encoded by the exons ATGAGTACCTTGGATGCAACTAGGGCAGAACTGGCTCTGTTAATTTTGTATTTGAACAAGGCTGAAGCGAGGGACAAGATATGCAGGGCTATACAATATGGCGCCAAGTTTGTGAGTGCTGGACAACCTGGTCCTGCCCAGAATGTAGACAAAACAACTAGCTTGGCACGGAAAGTTTTCCGTCTACTAAAG TTTGTCAATGGCCTGCATTCTCTGATCAGTCCCACCCCAAAGGATGCTCCTATCCACCTAACTCTGTTAGGAAAG tcCAAGGATGCGTTAGTTGCGATGTTCTTGTTTCTTGATCAATTCGTTTGGCTTGGCAGAACAGGCATTTACGAG AATAAAGAACGCACGGAACTAATTGCCCGGCTATCCATGTACTGTTGGCTTGGTTCCACGGTATGCACCAGCTTGGTCGAG CTTGGGGAGCTTGGAAGACTTTCCGAATCAATGAAGAAGTTAGAGGCAGAACTCAAGAACAAGAATAAATATGAA AATGAGCAATACCGTGCTAAACTTAAAAAGTCAAATGAGAGGACTGTAGCACTTGTCAAAGCAGGCTTGGATACTCTGGTAGCAATTGGATTGCTCCAATTGGCACCAAACAAAATCACTCCGAGAGTCACCGGAGCCTTTGGATTTATTACATCTATAATAACTTGCTATCAG TTGCTTCCTGCCCCAGTGAAGCCCAAATCAACATGA